A genomic region of Streptosporangium lutulentum contains the following coding sequences:
- a CDS encoding glycosyltransferase family 2 protein, whose amino-acid sequence MTMIVRIAGNDYGSLIPPEIGAWTPSLRVSVVVPAYSGQEKLDLVLAGLAGQTYPAALTEIIVVDNGSLPSLCLPELRPAGTRLIDCPVPGRAHARNAGLLAATGDVIHWLDSDVVLDRRSVEAHMRWHHVAPYLVVTGYLRFTPAELPAPGVVAAADDLAKIFEPAEPHAWLVDLVERTGGLIDNPHRAFSLHVGGATSVNAALLAQTGPMDAGLILGQDTEMGYRLAQAGAVFVPEPLSRAFHLGPTMRMRDKTSIDRVSHAFVADRIPAYRWLRSHPTRQWKVPYLEVVVEPAGRPGGGYGYDEVRATVDAVLAGTLPDVVVTLTGPWDRLGTEDRAPLENPDLDLVLIRGHYAHEPKVRFSLGAPESVRPAPSYPATGEGLPAVPYRLRLPAGWVPGEDSLARLLDVAKDDGYGLVSVLLAEAAESPGSAGRAETTGNAEDAGSAGGAEGVEGRARGDRRLVTARLERAAAFARAAIVLAEGEDLDDAVEDTFGVLWVDGETYGFLPEARPVTGRRGSHRARTEAEAEVARLTKEAERLRGQVTKWRDEAGTWRRSAVELRREVGGLRKELAAARKVVQYGLLSSVKRALTRRR is encoded by the coding sequence ATGACCATGATCGTACGGATCGCCGGTAACGACTACGGGAGCCTCATTCCTCCCGAGATCGGCGCCTGGACGCCCTCGCTGCGGGTCAGCGTGGTGGTGCCCGCCTACAGCGGCCAGGAAAAGCTCGACCTGGTGCTCGCCGGGCTGGCCGGACAGACCTACCCCGCCGCGCTGACAGAGATCATCGTAGTGGACAACGGCAGCCTGCCGTCCTTATGCCTGCCCGAGCTTCGTCCCGCGGGGACCCGGCTGATCGACTGCCCGGTGCCCGGCCGGGCCCACGCCCGCAACGCCGGCCTCCTGGCCGCCACCGGCGACGTGATCCACTGGCTGGACTCCGACGTGGTCCTTGATCGCAGGTCGGTCGAGGCGCACATGCGCTGGCACCACGTGGCGCCGTACCTCGTGGTGACCGGCTACCTGCGCTTCACCCCGGCGGAGCTGCCCGCTCCCGGCGTGGTGGCCGCGGCCGACGACCTGGCCAAGATCTTCGAACCCGCCGAGCCGCACGCCTGGCTGGTCGACCTGGTCGAACGGACCGGCGGCCTCATCGACAACCCGCACCGCGCCTTCAGCCTGCACGTGGGCGGCGCCACCTCGGTCAACGCCGCCCTGCTCGCCCAGACGGGGCCGATGGACGCAGGCCTGATCCTCGGCCAGGACACCGAGATGGGCTACCGGCTGGCCCAGGCGGGCGCCGTGTTCGTGCCCGAGCCGCTGTCTCGCGCCTTCCACCTGGGCCCCACGATGCGGATGCGCGACAAGACCTCGATCGACCGGGTCAGTCACGCCTTCGTGGCCGACCGGATCCCGGCCTACCGCTGGCTTCGCTCCCACCCGACCCGGCAGTGGAAGGTGCCCTACCTGGAGGTGGTCGTCGAGCCCGCCGGGCGGCCGGGGGGCGGCTACGGCTACGACGAGGTCCGCGCCACCGTGGACGCCGTGCTCGCGGGCACCCTGCCCGACGTCGTGGTCACCCTCACCGGCCCCTGGGACCGGCTCGGAACCGAGGACCGCGCGCCACTGGAGAACCCGGACCTGGACCTCGTGCTGATCCGAGGCCACTACGCCCACGAGCCCAAGGTGCGCTTCTCGCTCGGCGCCCCCGAGTCGGTACGGCCGGCCCCGTCGTATCCGGCGACCGGCGAGGGACTGCCGGCGGTGCCGTACCGGCTCAGGCTGCCGGCGGGGTGGGTGCCGGGCGAGGACAGCCTGGCGCGGCTGCTCGACGTGGCCAAGGACGACGGCTACGGCCTGGTCTCGGTGCTGCTGGCCGAGGCCGCCGAGAGCCCGGGGAGCGCCGGAAGGGCCGAAACCACCGGGAACGCCGAGGACGCCGGGAGCGCGGGGGGCGCCGAGGGCGTCGAGGGCCGGGCCCGGGGAGACCGGAGGCTCGTCACGGCACGGCTGGAACGGGCCGCGGCGTTCGCCCGCGCCGCGATCGTCCTGGCGGAGGGCGAGGACCTCGACGACGCCGTGGAGGACACCTTCGGGGTCCTGTGGGTGGACGGCGAGACCTACGGCTTCCTGCCCGAGGCCCGGCCGGTCACCGGCCGCCGCGGGTCCCACCGGGCCAGGACCGAGGCGGAGGCCGAGGTGGCCCGGCTCACCAAGGAGGCCGAACGGCTTCGCGGTCAGGTGACCAAGTGGCGCGACGAGGCGGGGACCTGGCGCAGGAGCGCGGTCGAGCTGCGGCGCGAGGTCGGCGGCCTGCGCAAGGAACTGGCCGCCGCGCGGAAGGTCGTCCAGTACGGCCTGCTCTCCTCCGTCAAACGGGCGCTCACCCGCCGCCGGTGA
- a CDS encoding glycosyltransferase, protein MPVQPTSPLPAPVGFSRSAAEGTAEMSWTGEGWLAAGEPLGDRLDPDGVARLRPLRGLNIRWPSSRVPIEVITVLAAAGVPLHAAGTPAWVEPELAGLLAAWTPEEGDGDRRSVTDLRREEHSVRLRRHGLRSRAGAATAALPKVSVVMSSMRPNLLASALGQIARQRRVEVEVLLGLHGVPAEHEEVRRAVREFDLPITVVEAGSEIPFGEVLNRAASRAGGEHLAKWDDDDWYGPEHLADLLLARSYTGADIVGTAAEFFYLEPLDATIRRTDYTSEIWSEHVAGGTILLDLARFQELGGFPALRGGVDAAFLKAAHAAEARIYRTHGLGYMLRRSVSTDHTWRLSLAHFLRVASNQWRGFRPSLILDDHDRTDRR, encoded by the coding sequence GTGCCTGTACAGCCGACCTCCCCCCTTCCGGCCCCGGTCGGTTTCTCACGGTCGGCGGCCGAGGGCACGGCCGAGATGTCCTGGACCGGGGAAGGGTGGCTGGCGGCCGGCGAGCCGCTCGGTGACCGGCTGGACCCCGACGGCGTCGCCCGCCTGAGGCCGCTGCGGGGCCTGAACATCCGATGGCCCTCCTCACGGGTCCCGATCGAGGTGATCACGGTCCTGGCCGCGGCCGGAGTGCCGCTGCACGCCGCCGGCACACCGGCCTGGGTGGAGCCCGAGCTGGCCGGCCTGCTCGCCGCGTGGACCCCCGAGGAGGGCGACGGCGACCGGCGCTCCGTGACCGACCTGCGCCGGGAGGAGCACAGCGTACGGCTGCGCCGCCACGGGCTCCGGAGCCGTGCCGGGGCGGCCACGGCGGCCCTGCCCAAGGTGAGCGTCGTGATGTCCAGCATGCGGCCGAACCTGCTGGCCTCGGCGCTCGGCCAGATCGCCCGGCAGCGGCGAGTGGAGGTCGAGGTCCTGCTGGGCCTGCACGGCGTCCCCGCCGAGCACGAGGAGGTACGGCGGGCGGTGCGGGAGTTCGACCTGCCGATCACCGTGGTCGAGGCCGGCTCGGAGATCCCCTTCGGGGAGGTGCTCAACCGGGCCGCGTCCAGGGCGGGTGGCGAGCACCTCGCCAAGTGGGACGACGACGACTGGTACGGCCCCGAGCACCTGGCCGATCTTCTCCTCGCGCGCTCCTACACCGGTGCGGACATCGTGGGCACCGCGGCCGAGTTCTTCTACCTGGAGCCGCTCGACGCCACGATCCGCCGTACCGACTACACCAGCGAGATCTGGTCCGAGCACGTGGCCGGAGGCACGATCCTGCTCGATCTGGCCAGGTTCCAGGAGCTCGGCGGATTCCCCGCCCTGCGCGGAGGGGTGGACGCCGCGTTCCTGAAGGCCGCGCACGCCGCGGAGGCGCGCATCTACCGCACCCACGGCCTCGGCTACATGTTGCGGCGTTCGGTGAGCACCGATCACACGTGGCGGCTCTCGCTCGCCCATTTCCTGCGCGTCGCGTCGAACCAGTGGCGCGGCTTCCGACCGAGTCTCATCCTGGATGACCATGATCGTACGGATCGCCGGTAA
- a CDS encoding glycosyltransferase: MPGLETGPGGSRPSRQAPPEGPPPFSPALPGDGRGAVPSARIRHNDYGSLRPHDLGKGEPRLTVSVVIPAHNCQEALDRTLAGLAAQSYPSHLTEVVVADDGSVPPLRIPELAPANTRLVRVPDGRWGRGWARQTGAAAASGDVLHWIDSDMILDREHIEAHMRWHHLASYTVVLGDIRFTPDGEEPPAQEVFTAVESGDAEKLFTTSAPHTWRAGVLEKSRWLRDAGAGAYGLHSGATTSVSIALLRSVGGVNTTLNMGEDTDLGFRLAQAGAVFIPDPQARSWHLGSSTVMRREKEVHRHNWSVLPDLIPDLRWLRAHPRRHWLVPYVHVVVDARGASYEDVRATVDAALAGTVVDVAVTVVGPWTALTGGRRSSLDEPLLDMRLTHNLYAHEPRVSFAEEAPRTSAPAPFRLTCPAGWVLGADSLSELVKLAEREEYGLLSVVLEESPEGVRAARLERTAAFARAALLVGDGAPAADTDDVVHELFGSFWAGADQFGLTTAGEAEPVTGDVAKWRASAAQSRREAARLEGELKDLRAETERLRAKIGQLEDKRPRGPLRKIISTAIRQGKTG, encoded by the coding sequence GTGCCCGGCCTCGAAACCGGCCCCGGCGGCTCCCGGCCGTCTCGTCAGGCTCCCCCCGAGGGGCCTCCCCCGTTCTCCCCCGCTCTCCCGGGTGACGGCCGCGGCGCCGTTCCCAGCGCCCGGATCAGGCACAACGACTACGGATCGCTACGGCCGCACGACCTCGGCAAGGGGGAGCCGCGCCTGACGGTCAGCGTGGTGATCCCCGCGCACAACTGCCAGGAGGCGCTGGACCGCACGCTCGCCGGCCTGGCCGCGCAGAGCTACCCCTCGCATCTGACCGAGGTGGTCGTCGCCGACGACGGCAGCGTCCCGCCCCTGCGGATCCCCGAGCTCGCCCCGGCGAACACCCGGCTCGTCCGGGTGCCCGACGGCCGCTGGGGCCGTGGCTGGGCCCGCCAGACCGGCGCGGCGGCGGCGAGCGGCGACGTCCTGCACTGGATCGACTCCGACATGATCCTCGACCGGGAGCACATCGAGGCGCACATGCGCTGGCACCACCTCGCCTCCTACACCGTCGTGCTCGGCGACATCCGCTTCACCCCCGACGGGGAGGAACCCCCGGCTCAGGAGGTCTTCACGGCCGTCGAGTCCGGCGACGCGGAAAAGCTGTTCACCACCTCGGCCCCGCACACGTGGCGAGCGGGCGTGCTCGAGAAGAGCCGGTGGCTGCGGGACGCTGGCGCGGGCGCCTACGGGCTCCACTCCGGCGCCACCACCTCGGTCTCCATCGCGCTCCTGCGGTCGGTGGGCGGGGTGAACACCACCTTGAACATGGGTGAGGACACCGACCTCGGCTTCCGCCTCGCGCAGGCGGGCGCGGTCTTCATCCCCGACCCGCAGGCCCGCAGCTGGCACCTCGGCTCGTCCACCGTGATGCGCAGGGAGAAGGAGGTGCACCGGCACAACTGGTCGGTGCTGCCCGACCTCATCCCCGATCTGCGCTGGCTGCGCGCCCACCCGCGCAGGCACTGGCTGGTGCCGTACGTCCACGTCGTCGTGGACGCCCGCGGCGCCTCCTACGAGGACGTCAGGGCGACCGTGGACGCCGCGCTCGCCGGAACCGTCGTCGACGTCGCCGTCACCGTCGTCGGCCCGTGGACGGCGCTCACCGGCGGGCGTCGCTCCTCCCTCGACGAGCCGCTGCTCGACATGCGCCTGACGCACAACCTCTACGCCCACGAGCCCCGCGTCTCCTTCGCCGAGGAGGCTCCCCGGACCTCGGCCCCCGCCCCGTTCCGCCTCACCTGCCCCGCCGGATGGGTGCTCGGCGCCGACAGCCTGTCGGAGCTGGTGAAACTCGCCGAGCGCGAGGAGTACGGCCTGCTGAGCGTGGTGCTCGAAGAGAGCCCCGAGGGCGTCAGGGCCGCCAGGCTCGAACGCACGGCCGCCTTCGCCAGGGCGGCCCTGCTGGTCGGCGACGGCGCCCCCGCCGCCGACACCGACGACGTGGTGCACGAGCTGTTCGGCTCGTTCTGGGCGGGCGCGGACCAGTTCGGCCTCACGACCGCCGGAGAGGCCGAGCCCGTCACCGGGGATGTCGCGAAGTGGCGGGCCTCCGCGGCCCAGTCGCGACGCGAGGCGGCCCGACTGGAGGGCGAGCTCAAGGACCTCCGCGCCGAGACCGAGCGCCTGCGAGCGAAGATCGGTCAGCTGGAGGACAAGCGGCCGCGCGGTCCCCTGCGAAAGATCATCTCGACGGCCATACGCCAGGGGAAAACCGGCTGA
- a CDS encoding glycosyltransferase: MSFLTDLVRAAVERNGKQQVLVYCAGFETPAELEPYDVLDLDGDLDGAPPPDGGVAAILVLARTPTDLRRAATLQSSLPMARRVIVAVEETPPWYTAPVMSPTPAHRWRALTELRVYQPKPPAWVVDAKFSKLTPSGRTLAATARAFAAHRLDAVTAPVVGLAGPGAAHWRPGDPNAAPAGVSGPVPERFGARGSDLVLRTIGQDPIPWTGDEMPVDRPVAELMSWERLGRPGGTGILEAGFGDLSEPWTIPPVDDRSVNPTNFLTVPSLGMADLSVESGRWAITCDGETLTRFATSGCVTDVDVNRIRRVRGVRVDWGRSHSGPVAALRVVTGLAAAGVPLISEGVPRWAGALGPELAWLLTSTGESGLTDDLEREEHSIRLRREALRTHGVRARWEQLGAPASPAPLISVLLTTRRPEMVGFALEQMARQRGVEFETILTLHGIPAGHPDVVAALASFDRPVTVFQASQKTVFGAVLNEAASRASGTFLVKVDDDDWYGPDFLSDLLLAHSYSGAEVVGTVPEFVYLASIDVTVQRQQITEQITNFIAGGTIFAERSAFEAVGGFRPLPGTIDAQFQHAIQAAGGQIYRTHGLGYILRRGNAANHTWREPIGTFLRDNKRQWRGFRPNALMELPVETA, from the coding sequence ATGTCTTTTCTGACCGACCTTGTCCGCGCCGCCGTGGAGCGCAACGGCAAGCAGCAGGTCCTCGTCTACTGCGCCGGCTTCGAGACGCCCGCCGAGCTGGAACCGTACGACGTGCTGGACCTCGACGGAGACCTCGACGGGGCTCCGCCGCCGGACGGGGGCGTCGCCGCGATCCTGGTGCTCGCCCGGACGCCGACCGATCTCCGCAGGGCCGCGACCCTGCAGTCCTCGCTCCCCATGGCGAGGCGGGTCATCGTCGCCGTGGAGGAGACCCCTCCGTGGTACACCGCGCCGGTCATGTCGCCCACCCCCGCCCACCGCTGGCGGGCGCTGACCGAGCTGCGCGTGTACCAGCCGAAACCGCCGGCGTGGGTGGTGGACGCGAAGTTCTCCAAGCTCACGCCCTCCGGCCGGACCCTCGCCGCGACCGCCAGGGCGTTCGCCGCGCACCGGCTGGACGCCGTGACGGCGCCCGTGGTCGGCCTGGCCGGTCCGGGAGCGGCCCACTGGCGTCCCGGCGACCCGAACGCGGCCCCGGCCGGCGTGAGCGGCCCGGTTCCCGAGCGGTTCGGCGCGCGCGGCAGTGACCTGGTCCTGCGCACCATCGGCCAGGATCCGATCCCCTGGACCGGCGACGAGATGCCGGTGGACCGCCCGGTCGCCGAGCTGATGAGCTGGGAACGGCTCGGCCGTCCCGGCGGGACCGGGATCCTGGAGGCGGGCTTCGGCGACCTCTCCGAGCCCTGGACCATCCCGCCGGTCGACGACCGCTCGGTCAACCCGACGAACTTCCTCACCGTGCCGTCCCTCGGCATGGCCGATCTGTCGGTCGAGTCCGGCCGATGGGCGATCACCTGCGACGGCGAGACGCTCACCCGGTTCGCCACCTCCGGGTGCGTCACCGACGTGGACGTGAACCGGATCAGGCGGGTCCGGGGGGTACGCGTGGACTGGGGGCGGAGCCACAGCGGCCCCGTGGCCGCGCTCCGGGTCGTCACCGGGCTGGCGGCGGCCGGCGTGCCCCTGATCTCCGAGGGCGTGCCGCGCTGGGCGGGAGCCCTCGGGCCGGAACTGGCCTGGCTGCTGACCTCGACCGGCGAGTCCGGTCTGACGGACGACCTGGAACGCGAGGAACACAGCATCCGGCTCCGGCGCGAGGCGCTGCGCACCCACGGTGTCCGCGCGCGCTGGGAGCAGCTCGGCGCCCCCGCCTCGCCCGCGCCGCTGATCTCCGTACTGCTCACCACCCGCCGCCCGGAGATGGTGGGCTTCGCGCTGGAGCAGATGGCCAGGCAACGCGGCGTCGAGTTCGAGACGATCCTCACCCTCCACGGGATCCCCGCGGGGCACCCCGACGTGGTGGCGGCGCTGGCCTCCTTCGACCGGCCGGTGACCGTGTTCCAGGCGAGTCAGAAGACCGTGTTCGGAGCCGTGCTGAACGAGGCCGCGTCCAGGGCCTCGGGAACGTTCCTCGTCAAGGTGGACGACGACGACTGGTACGGGCCCGACTTCCTGTCCGACCTGCTTCTGGCCCATTCGTACTCGGGGGCCGAGGTCGTGGGCACGGTACCGGAGTTCGTCTACCTGGCGTCGATCGACGTGACCGTGCAGCGGCAGCAGATCACCGAGCAGATCACCAACTTCATCGCCGGAGGGACCATCTTCGCCGAACGCTCCGCCTTCGAGGCCGTGGGCGGGTTCAGGCCGCTGCCGGGCACGATCGACGCCCAGTTCCAGCACGCGATACAGGCCGCCGGGGGGCAGATCTACCGCACCCACGGCCTGGGCTACATCCTGCGGCGCGGCAACGCCGCCAACCACACCTGGCGCGAGCCGATCGGCACCTTCCTGCGGGACAACAAACGTCAGTGGCGCGGCTTCCGGCCCAACGCGCTCATGGAGCTCCCCGTGGAGACGGCGTGA
- a CDS encoding glycosyltransferase, whose translation MNTPSVPGDRHGVDAPRIPGNDYGVLNPPAIGAWEPRLPVSVVIPARQNQGKLDLTLAALAAQTYPAHLLEVIVVDDGSAPPLRLPEVAPERTRLIGAAPGGWGIAWALESGTAVADGQVIHRMDSDIVAYRDHVEAHMRWHHLADYLVVMGTLRFTAMAGTPPTPSEVQIAVAKDKTASLFEADPDHGHDWIDELIARHRDFRDAPSSLLHRIHVGATVSLPKALFRAVGGTDPSLTLGEDTELGYRLTQTGAVFVPDTGALSWHLGTTTAMRRSQDVRRHNDPFIADRVPYRRYLRTDPGRQWLVPYVDVVVDTLGAAFEDVRASVDGALASTLPDLRVTVVGPWSSLTADRRAPLDDPLLDLRLIQGQYAHDSRVSFVEEVSPTASPTPFRLTCPAGWVPGAESLALLVEQMEKDDEGLLLVALEECESGVVAARLERTAAVARAIRVARDGESLDDVIADLYGATWLDAESWKFRPAARAYPAWASGRNREAVRWRAEAESRKREAERAQRQVATLKAELKELRASVAKSQRDTSRWREKAEQRRQEAVALRRTQNRLEAGALRKVRKRSFLGRAARRLRKLVRDST comes from the coding sequence GTGAACACACCATCGGTTCCCGGCGACCGCCACGGGGTGGACGCACCGCGAATCCCGGGCAACGACTACGGCGTGCTCAACCCGCCCGCCATCGGCGCGTGGGAGCCCCGCCTGCCGGTGAGCGTGGTGATCCCCGCCAGGCAGAACCAGGGGAAACTCGACCTCACCCTGGCCGCCCTCGCCGCCCAGACCTATCCCGCGCACCTCCTTGAGGTGATCGTCGTGGACGACGGCAGCGCGCCCCCGCTCCGCCTCCCCGAGGTCGCCCCCGAACGCACCCGCCTCATCGGCGCCGCGCCCGGCGGCTGGGGCATCGCCTGGGCCCTGGAGTCCGGTACGGCCGTCGCGGACGGCCAGGTGATCCACCGGATGGACTCCGACATCGTCGCCTACCGGGACCACGTCGAGGCGCACATGCGCTGGCACCACCTCGCCGACTACCTGGTGGTGATGGGCACACTGCGCTTCACCGCCATGGCAGGAACCCCGCCCACCCCCTCCGAGGTCCAGATCGCCGTCGCCAAGGACAAGACCGCCTCCCTCTTCGAGGCGGACCCCGACCACGGGCACGACTGGATCGACGAGCTCATCGCCAGGCACCGCGACTTCCGCGACGCCCCCAGCTCGCTCCTCCACCGCATCCACGTGGGCGCGACCGTCTCCCTGCCCAAGGCGCTGTTCCGGGCCGTCGGAGGGACCGACCCGTCCCTGACGCTCGGCGAGGACACCGAGCTGGGTTACCGGCTCACCCAGACGGGCGCGGTCTTCGTCCCGGACACCGGCGCGCTGAGCTGGCATCTCGGCACGACGACGGCGATGAGGCGGTCCCAGGACGTCCGGCGGCACAACGATCCCTTCATCGCCGACCGCGTGCCCTACCGGCGGTACCTGCGCACCGACCCGGGCCGCCAGTGGCTGGTCCCCTATGTCGACGTCGTGGTCGACACCCTCGGCGCCGCTTTCGAGGACGTCCGCGCGAGCGTGGACGGGGCGCTGGCGAGCACGCTGCCCGACCTGCGTGTCACGGTGGTCGGCCCGTGGTCGTCCCTGACCGCCGACCGCCGGGCACCGCTGGACGATCCGCTGCTGGACCTGCGGCTGATCCAGGGGCAGTACGCCCACGACAGTCGTGTCTCCTTCGTCGAGGAGGTCTCCCCGACCGCGTCCCCCACGCCGTTCCGCCTCACCTGCCCCGCCGGATGGGTCCCCGGCGCCGAGTCGCTGGCCCTGCTGGTCGAGCAGATGGAGAAGGACGACGAGGGCCTGCTGCTCGTGGCGCTGGAGGAGTGCGAGTCCGGGGTCGTGGCCGCCCGTCTGGAGCGGACCGCCGCCGTCGCCCGCGCGATTCGCGTCGCCCGTGACGGCGAGTCCCTGGACGATGTGATCGCCGACCTCTACGGCGCGACCTGGCTGGACGCCGAGTCGTGGAAGTTCCGGCCCGCGGCGCGGGCCTACCCGGCCTGGGCCTCGGGCCGGAACCGCGAGGCCGTGCGCTGGCGCGCGGAGGCCGAGTCCCGCAAGCGGGAGGCCGAACGGGCCCAGCGGCAGGTCGCGACGCTCAAGGCCGAGCTCAAGGAACTACGTGCCTCGGTGGCCAAGAGCCAGCGTGACACCTCCAGATGGCGGGAGAAAGCCGAACAACGCCGGCAGGAGGCCGTGGCCCTGCGCAGGACGCAGAACCGGCTGGAGGCCGGGGCCCTGCGCAAGGTGCGGAAACGCTCGTTCCTCGGCCGCGCCGCCCGCCGCCTGCGGAAACTGGTACGGGACTCCACCTAG
- a CDS encoding polysaccharide deacetylase family protein, which yields MRIARGVAALLIASVVLVMPAVPAQAAQGEAAKPQKAAQGEAAKPQKKISTVVSLTFDDGDVTHVAAARMLEKRKMRGTFYINTGTVGDKLKMTRAQIATIAKGGHEIGGHTLTHLRLSELLPSEQRTQICDDRRTLATWGYRATTLAYPFGSVDSDAKKVARQCGYDAARTVGGLKEWGCPTCQAAEPFRPADRYGIRTPSSVREDTSLHEIKQQVLNAEKSGGVLPLVFHRVCAGCGVYSVSPKVLDAFLGWLATRKSHGTVVKTMRDAVGAKYRPLPRQ from the coding sequence GTGAGGATCGCTCGTGGGGTGGCAGCCCTGCTGATCGCATCGGTCGTGCTGGTGATGCCGGCCGTGCCGGCGCAGGCCGCCCAGGGAGAGGCCGCGAAGCCGCAGAAAGCCGCCCAGGGAGAGGCCGCGAAGCCGCAGAAGAAGATCAGCACGGTCGTCTCGCTCACCTTCGACGACGGGGACGTCACCCACGTGGCCGCGGCACGCATGCTGGAGAAGCGAAAGATGCGTGGCACGTTCTACATCAACACCGGGACCGTCGGGGACAAGCTCAAGATGACCCGCGCCCAGATCGCCACGATCGCCAAGGGGGGGCACGAGATCGGCGGTCACACGCTGACCCACCTCCGGCTCTCCGAGCTCCTTCCGAGCGAGCAGCGCACACAGATCTGCGACGACCGCCGGACGCTGGCCACGTGGGGGTACCGGGCCACGACCCTCGCCTATCCGTTCGGCTCGGTGGATTCCGACGCCAAAAAGGTGGCCCGCCAGTGCGGCTACGACGCGGCGCGCACGGTCGGCGGGCTCAAGGAGTGGGGATGCCCCACCTGCCAGGCGGCCGAGCCCTTCCGCCCGGCGGACCGCTACGGGATCCGGACTCCGAGCTCGGTCCGCGAGGACACCTCACTGCACGAGATCAAGCAGCAGGTTCTCAACGCGGAGAAAAGCGGCGGGGTCCTTCCCCTGGTGTTCCACCGGGTGTGCGCCGGCTGCGGCGTCTACTCGGTGTCACCCAAGGTCCTGGACGCGTTCCTCGGCTGGCTGGCCACCCGCAAGTCGCACGGCACGGTGGTCAAGACCATGCGCGACGCGGTCGGGGCCAAGTACAGGCCGCTGCCGCGTCAGTGA
- a CDS encoding homoserine dehydrogenase: MALKVALLGCGVVGSQVVRLMQEQADDLTARIGTPLELAGVAVRRLGRRRDIDVDPALFTTDAEALATRDDVDIVVEVIGGIEPARSLIMAAMNSGKSVVTANKALLAEDGATVHGAARANDADLYFEAAVAGAIPLIRPLRESLAGDRVRRVLGIVNGTTNYILDKMDSSGASFSDALEEAQALGYAEADPTADVEGFDAAAKAAILAGIAFHSRVTAADVHREGITEITATDVASAKAMGYVIKLLAICARSDDGRSFGVRVHPAMIPRTHPLAGVREAYNAVFVEAESAGRLMFYGAGAGGAPTASAVLGDLVAVARNRLAGARGPEESTYADLVVHPMGETVTRYHVSLDVADKPGVLARVADMFAKQDVSIQTVLQEGRGDDAQLVLVTHRATDAALSATLEGLRELDIVRDVVSVMRVEGEDAS, encoded by the coding sequence ATGGCGCTGAAAGTCGCGCTCCTGGGATGCGGCGTCGTCGGCTCCCAAGTGGTCAGGCTGATGCAGGAGCAGGCCGACGACCTCACCGCGCGCATCGGGACCCCGCTCGAACTCGCCGGTGTGGCCGTGCGGAGGCTGGGCCGCAGGCGGGACATCGACGTGGACCCCGCCCTGTTCACCACCGACGCCGAGGCCCTGGCCACCCGCGACGACGTGGACATCGTCGTCGAGGTGATCGGCGGCATCGAGCCCGCCAGGTCGCTCATCATGGCGGCCATGAACAGCGGCAAGTCGGTCGTCACGGCCAACAAGGCGCTGCTCGCCGAGGACGGCGCGACCGTTCACGGCGCGGCCAGGGCCAACGACGCGGACCTGTACTTCGAGGCGGCCGTCGCGGGCGCCATCCCGCTGATCCGGCCGCTGCGCGAGTCGCTGGCCGGAGATCGCGTGCGCCGCGTGCTCGGCATCGTCAACGGCACCACCAACTACATCCTCGACAAGATGGACTCCAGCGGGGCCTCGTTCTCCGACGCGCTGGAGGAGGCCCAGGCCCTGGGCTACGCCGAGGCCGACCCCACGGCCGACGTGGAGGGTTTCGACGCCGCGGCCAAGGCCGCGATCCTCGCCGGAATCGCGTTCCACAGCCGGGTGACGGCCGCCGACGTGCACCGCGAGGGCATCACCGAGATCACCGCGACGGACGTGGCCAGCGCCAAGGCGATGGGCTACGTCATCAAGCTGCTGGCGATCTGCGCCCGCTCCGATGACGGCCGTTCCTTCGGCGTCCGGGTGCACCCGGCCATGATCCCCAGGACGCACCCGCTGGCCGGGGTCCGCGAGGCCTACAACGCGGTCTTCGTGGAGGCCGAGTCCGCGGGGCGGCTGATGTTCTACGGCGCGGGCGCCGGCGGCGCCCCGACGGCGAGCGCGGTGCTGGGCGACCTCGTGGCCGTGGCCCGCAACCGGCTGGCCGGGGCACGCGGTCCCGAGGAGTCCACCTACGCCGACCTGGTCGTGCACCCGATGGGCGAGACCGTCACGCGATACCACGTCTCCCTGGACGTCGCCGACAAGCCGGGCGTGCTCGCCCGGGTCGCCGACATGTTCGCCAAGCAGGACGTCTCCATCCAGACCGTCCTCCAGGAGGGGCGCGGCGACGACGCCCAGCTCGTGCTGGTCACCCACCGCGCCACCGACGCCGCGCTTTCGGCGACGCTCGAAGGACTGCGCGAGCTCGACATCGTCCGCGACGTGGTGAGCGTCATGCGGGTCGAGGGCGAGGACGCCTCCTAG